One genomic segment of Alkalimarinus alittae includes these proteins:
- the prpC gene encoding bifunctional 2-methylcitrate synthase/citrate synthase, with protein MTGKKLSGAGLRGQSAGETKLCTVGKSGSGLTYCGYDVADLTENATFEEVAYLLFNGELPNVDQLAAYKAELKSMRDLPNELKDALKHIPADAHPMDVMRTGCSFLGNLEPEVDFTQQNKAANRLLAAFPAIMCYWYRFSHEGVEIDCNTDEDSMGGHFLKLLSGETPSELHRKVMDVSLILYAEHEFNASTFTARVCASTLSDMFSCVTGAIGTLRGPLHGGANEAAMDMIQTFKSPADAKEKMAGMLARKEKIMGFGHAIYSESDPRNVIIKAWSEKLAKEYGDSSLYDISVACEEFMWDTKKLFCNADFFHASAYYFMGIPTKLFTPIFVCSRVTGWAAHVMEQRVNNRIIRPSADYIGAEPRAVQPISER; from the coding sequence ATGACAGGTAAAAAACTAAGCGGTGCAGGCCTACGGGGCCAAAGCGCAGGCGAAACTAAGTTATGTACAGTCGGTAAGTCAGGGTCTGGTTTAACCTATTGTGGCTACGACGTGGCGGACTTAACAGAAAACGCAACGTTTGAAGAAGTGGCGTACCTTCTATTTAACGGTGAATTACCTAACGTTGATCAATTAGCTGCTTATAAAGCTGAGTTGAAATCAATGCGTGACTTACCTAATGAATTGAAAGATGCGTTAAAGCATATCCCTGCCGATGCTCACCCGATGGATGTGATGCGAACGGGTTGTTCTTTTTTGGGTAACTTAGAGCCAGAAGTCGATTTTACACAGCAAAACAAAGCGGCTAATCGGTTGTTGGCCGCATTCCCCGCCATTATGTGTTACTGGTATCGTTTCAGTCATGAGGGCGTTGAGATTGACTGTAATACCGATGAAGACTCTATGGGGGGACATTTCCTAAAACTTCTTAGCGGTGAAACGCCCTCTGAACTGCATCGTAAAGTGATGGACGTTTCGCTTATTCTTTATGCTGAGCATGAGTTTAACGCCTCTACATTTACTGCGCGTGTATGTGCGTCGACATTGTCTGATATGTTCTCATGCGTGACAGGCGCTATTGGCACATTGCGTGGCCCTTTACATGGTGGTGCTAACGAAGCCGCGATGGACATGATTCAGACGTTTAAATCGCCAGCAGATGCTAAAGAAAAAATGGCGGGTATGTTAGCGCGTAAAGAAAAAATTATGGGGTTTGGGCATGCCATTTACAGCGAATCTGACCCTCGAAATGTGATCATCAAAGCGTGGTCAGAAAAGCTGGCTAAAGAATATGGTGATAGCTCTCTTTATGATATCTCAGTCGCTTGTGAAGAGTTTATGTGGGATACCAAAAAGCTGTTTTGTAACGCGGATTTCTTCCATGCTTCAGCTTATTACTTTATGGGCATTCCAACCAAACTATTTACGCCGATATTTGTGTGCTCACGGGTTACTGGCTGGGCTGCGCATGTGATGGAGCAGCGTGTTAATAATCGCATTATTCGTCCAAGTGCTGATTATATTGGCGCTGAGCCAAGAGCTGTTCAGCCTATTAGCGAGCGATAA
- a CDS encoding AraC family transcriptional regulator produces MSELKDAGVMIRLAVQAMVKAGVDIPLLLSKLGIDETYLQTAHLRTPHNAQPLFWSLLEEQTGDPDIGLHLGEHLPTFKGQVIEYLFLSSPTFGEGLHRALNYQRLISDVAASNLVVESDICYIQLITASVGSKSIRHFNECFAQATIDFFKSITDDVFTPAYFEFDHEEPKNVDEVKRVLGCDVKFDCAENRLYFDTAMLEIRSPHAEPELLALHEQFASEQVARIAKEDIVVQVNKIIAELLDSGEVTLESVAERMEIKPRSLRTKLSDIDTNFNQILADFRYKLSRRLLANTNETIDEIVYLTGFSEPSTFYRAFKRWSGMTPIEYRKSKQ; encoded by the coding sequence ATGAGTGAATTGAAAGATGCGGGAGTCATGATTCGACTGGCTGTTCAGGCAATGGTTAAAGCAGGGGTGGATATCCCTCTTTTGCTGAGTAAATTAGGTATTGATGAGACTTATTTGCAGACAGCTCATTTACGAACACCACATAATGCTCAGCCACTTTTTTGGTCATTACTCGAAGAGCAAACAGGTGACCCCGATATAGGTTTACACCTTGGGGAGCACTTGCCTACATTTAAAGGGCAGGTTATTGAATACTTATTTTTAAGCAGCCCAACCTTTGGTGAAGGCCTGCATCGAGCGTTAAATTACCAACGTCTTATCAGTGATGTCGCCGCGTCTAATTTGGTGGTTGAATCTGACATTTGCTATATTCAACTGATTACAGCATCGGTTGGCTCCAAGTCTATTCGCCATTTCAATGAATGCTTTGCTCAAGCTACGATCGACTTCTTCAAATCTATCACCGATGATGTATTCACGCCTGCGTATTTTGAGTTTGACCATGAAGAGCCGAAAAACGTGGATGAAGTTAAACGGGTGTTGGGCTGTGATGTAAAGTTTGACTGTGCTGAAAATCGCCTATATTTTGATACGGCGATGCTTGAAATACGCTCTCCACATGCAGAGCCGGAGTTGTTGGCACTGCATGAGCAATTTGCCAGTGAACAAGTGGCTCGAATTGCTAAAGAAGATATTGTTGTACAGGTTAATAAAATTATAGCTGAACTGTTAGACTCGGGCGAGGTAACGCTAGAATCGGTTGCCGAGCGAATGGAGATAAAGCCTCGTAGTCTTCGAACAAAACTGTCTGATATTGATACCAACTTTAACCAGATATTGGCTGACTTTAGATATAAACTGTCTCGACGGTTATTGGCTAACACCAACGAGACTATTGATGAAATTGTTTATTTGACGGGATTTTCAGAACCCAGCACGTTTTATCGTGCATTTAAGCGTTGGTCTGGTATGACGCCTATTGAGTATAGAAAAAGTAAACAATAG
- a CDS encoding peptidase U32 family protein — protein sequence MSRKLELLAPGGDVDAIKAAIVAGANAVYCGLDTFNARNRAANISFDDLSGILRLAHEYGCEVFLTLNIVILEHEITSMINLLNKLVNSGIDGIIVQDLGMFNLVKKYFPTLDIHASTQLTTHNEGQIRFLSKIGASRVNLSRELNLQEIKTLTAVAHDVNVLTEVFVHGALCIAFSGQCYSSSVSVGNSGNRGRCSQACRDEYEPTATGNKFPLNLKDNSAYFDLPELVDAEVDSLKIEGRIKGANYVHTVVDSWRKQIDQFVETGQLLDDNSNLYKVFNRDFTNLFLKGDMTKSMFIDNPKDHSFNHITEKSNAISVVQIQEVKDEFAAEKKEIGTLVNEKIKYLSIAKQRLTLEFSGQINKPLKVTARLYDSTDIAFKQPQKSLVLSTDLPLISVGKSPLDHTAIEKRFKRFPNASVTVEGFNFDRLDEDLSIPFKEVTALKNKLAMQLNGTNQVIQAVKVPALDKHPKVNEQPTLSILIADKKDLSLCDITEADVYFKLPESFKVGDNKFIDLFLKNPRLIPWFPAVLIGKDYLEAIRFLEHVKPTRIVSNNTGIAFKAFEMNIDWIAGPFLNTTNSYALLTLQEELNCKGAFISNEINKLQIRNIARPENFKLLYSIYHPILMMTSRQCFFQQTVGCKKPSIEDGCMLKCEKATTITNVKGVSFAVDKQKGGYPSIYNNEQFLNLDAVNDYSGLFDEFFIDLTNIGAGSKEELNKAQLIQHFEKVLNGVVEAQSELNEMVKLSTNAQYQQGL from the coding sequence ATGAGTAGAAAGTTAGAGTTACTGGCACCGGGCGGTGATGTTGATGCAATTAAAGCGGCGATTGTGGCGGGTGCAAATGCTGTTTATTGCGGCCTAGACACGTTCAATGCACGTAATCGCGCTGCGAATATTTCATTTGATGACCTTAGTGGCATTTTAAGGCTTGCCCACGAATACGGCTGTGAAGTCTTTCTAACGCTGAATATTGTGATCTTGGAGCATGAGATCACCAGTATGATTAATCTACTCAACAAGCTGGTCAATAGTGGCATTGATGGCATTATTGTTCAGGATCTAGGGATGTTCAACCTAGTCAAAAAATACTTCCCGACGTTAGATATTCACGCCTCTACTCAGTTAACGACACATAATGAAGGCCAAATACGCTTTTTATCTAAAATTGGCGCATCACGAGTCAACTTATCTCGCGAACTCAACCTTCAAGAAATAAAAACCTTAACCGCTGTTGCTCATGACGTGAACGTATTAACCGAAGTCTTTGTGCATGGCGCGCTTTGTATCGCATTTTCTGGTCAGTGTTACTCCAGTTCTGTAAGTGTCGGTAATTCAGGTAATCGAGGTCGCTGTAGTCAAGCCTGCCGTGACGAGTACGAGCCGACAGCCACGGGTAATAAATTCCCACTTAACCTTAAAGATAATTCTGCCTATTTTGATTTACCCGAATTGGTGGATGCAGAAGTAGACTCGTTAAAAATAGAAGGCCGTATTAAAGGGGCTAACTATGTACATACAGTGGTTGATAGCTGGCGTAAACAGATTGACCAATTTGTAGAAACGGGGCAACTGCTAGACGATAATTCAAACCTCTATAAAGTCTTTAACCGTGATTTCACCAATTTATTCCTAAAAGGTGATATGACAAAATCGATGTTTATAGACAACCCTAAAGACCACAGTTTTAACCACATCACCGAAAAGAGTAACGCCATATCAGTGGTTCAGATTCAGGAAGTTAAAGACGAGTTTGCTGCTGAGAAAAAAGAAATCGGCACGTTAGTAAACGAAAAAATCAAGTATCTGAGCATTGCCAAGCAACGCTTAACGCTTGAGTTTTCTGGCCAGATTAATAAGCCTTTAAAAGTGACCGCACGACTATACGATTCGACAGATATTGCGTTCAAGCAACCACAAAAGTCATTGGTTTTAAGTACCGATCTACCCCTAATATCTGTCGGTAAATCACCGCTTGATCACACCGCAATTGAAAAACGTTTCAAGCGTTTTCCGAATGCGAGCGTTACGGTTGAAGGATTTAACTTTGACAGACTAGATGAGGATTTGAGCATACCGTTTAAAGAAGTAACCGCACTCAAAAACAAACTGGCTATGCAATTAAATGGCACTAACCAAGTCATTCAAGCCGTTAAAGTGCCGGCATTAGACAAACACCCTAAAGTCAATGAGCAACCTACTCTATCAATATTAATTGCCGATAAGAAAGACCTTTCTCTTTGCGATATAACCGAAGCGGACGTTTATTTTAAGTTACCTGAAAGCTTTAAAGTCGGTGATAATAAGTTCATCGACTTATTCTTGAAAAACCCTCGCCTGATTCCGTGGTTCCCTGCGGTGCTTATCGGTAAAGATTACTTAGAAGCCATCCGCTTTTTGGAGCACGTTAAGCCAACACGTATCGTCAGTAACAATACCGGTATTGCCTTCAAAGCGTTTGAAATGAATATCGATTGGATCGCAGGCCCATTCCTGAATACCACCAATTCATACGCACTCTTAACCCTGCAAGAAGAACTTAACTGTAAAGGGGCGTTTATTTCTAACGAGATCAACAAACTGCAGATCAGAAATATTGCCCGCCCAGAAAACTTCAAACTGCTTTACAGCATTTATCACCCCATTTTAATGATGACCAGTCGTCAGTGCTTTTTCCAGCAAACGGTAGGCTGTAAAAAACCGAGTATTGAAGATGGCTGTATGCTGAAGTGTGAAAAGGCCACCACCATTACTAATGTTAAAGGGGTTTCGTTTGCGGTAGATAAACAAAAAGGGGGTTACCCAAGCATCTATAACAATGAGCAGTTTTTAAATTTAGATGCCGTAAACGATTACTCGGGTTTATTTGATGAGTTCTTTATTGATTTAACGAATATCGGCGCAGGCTCAAAAGAAGAACTCAACAAGGCACAACTGATTCAGCACTTCGAGAAGGTTTTAAATGGCGTCGTTGAGGCTCAATCAGAGTTAAACGAGATGGTTAAGCTATCAACAAACGCGCAATATCAGCAAGGGCTGTAG
- a CDS encoding GntR family transcriptional regulator, producing MSYFTEQPVTSADKTFFQLRKDIVEGDIQAGSKLSETELSTKYAVSRSVIREAINRLVSCHIVERKANVGARVVALTAEGIIDLYQIRESLEGMAARLAAKNMTDEEIADLNTLLNSHFQDVKNDESYYQEAGDVDFHYRIILGSKNNHLISMLFDGLYHLVRMYRVQLGMAGPRVSAAFDEHKHIVQAISNRDEELAEMLMRRHITYSRNNIEQKLIGLNKNS from the coding sequence ATGAGTTATTTCACCGAACAACCCGTTACATCAGCAGATAAAACGTTCTTTCAGCTAAGAAAAGACATCGTTGAGGGTGATATTCAGGCTGGTTCAAAGCTGAGCGAGACTGAATTGTCGACAAAATATGCGGTTAGCCGGTCGGTGATACGCGAAGCAATCAATCGGTTGGTTTCATGTCATATTGTTGAGCGCAAAGCCAACGTCGGGGCGAGAGTGGTTGCGTTAACCGCTGAAGGTATCATCGACCTGTATCAAATCCGAGAGTCATTAGAAGGCATGGCGGCGCGGTTGGCGGCTAAGAATATGACTGATGAAGAGATTGCCGATCTGAATACGCTGTTAAATTCTCACTTCCAAGACGTCAAAAACGACGAGTCTTATTATCAAGAAGCCGGTGACGTTGATTTCCACTATCGAATTATCCTAGGCAGTAAAAATAATCATCTTATATCAATGCTGTTTGATGGTCTTTATCACCTCGTCCGTATGTACCGGGTTCAATTAGGGATGGCGGGGCCACGGGTATCGGCGGCATTTGATGAGCATAAACATATCGTACAAGCCATTTCGAATCGTGATGAGGAGTTAGCCGAGATGCTAATGCGGCGGCATATTACGTATTCACGTAACAATATTGAGCAAAAGTTAATTGGATTGAACAAGAACAGTTAA
- a CDS encoding L,D-transpeptidase family protein translates to MIRLISIVILACISLSLKSMELPKADLVLVKKSERKLVLVKDGEVFRRYDIALGDSPKGHKQFEGDEKTPEGTYILDWRNENSKFYRSIHISYPNEQDQQFALEQGRDPGGMIMIHGRPNKKRDPVSAWILDKMDWTDGCIAVKNEEMDEIWAAIDNGTPIEIHP, encoded by the coding sequence ATGATTAGACTTATCTCTATCGTAATATTGGCTTGTATTTCGCTCAGTCTGAAAAGTATGGAGCTGCCAAAAGCTGACCTCGTTTTGGTTAAAAAATCTGAACGGAAGTTAGTGTTGGTTAAGGATGGAGAGGTCTTTCGGCGCTATGATATTGCCCTAGGTGATAGTCCTAAAGGGCATAAGCAATTTGAAGGGGATGAAAAAACACCAGAAGGGACTTACATCTTAGATTGGCGAAACGAAAATAGTAAATTTTACCGTTCAATTCATATATCTTACCCTAATGAACAAGATCAACAGTTTGCACTAGAGCAGGGGCGTGATCCTGGCGGTATGATTATGATTCATGGTCGGCCGAATAAAAAGCGTGACCCTGTCAGTGCATGGATTTTGGATAAAATGGACTGGACTGATGGGTGTATCGCTGTCAAAAATGAAGAAATGGATGAGATTTGGGCGGCTATTGATAACGGAACCCCTATTGAAATTCATCCTTGA
- a CDS encoding glutathione S-transferase produces the protein MTDPILYSLQNCPYAIRARLGLFHARQPFKLRAVVLKNIPTEMLAASAKATVPVLVLGDADNGRLDGVKVIDESLDIMFWALKNNDPQNLLYSNSPKAVEDIQGVIARNDHEFIANLENYKYSKRYHDFAQLYYRDQCEQFVADLEQRLSKHDFFVGDRPSVADYAILPFIRQFARVDRKWYLQAPYPNLRRWLDWQLQQPMFTKVMAKYPPWLNQGEEFLLGT, from the coding sequence ATGACCGATCCAATACTCTACTCACTACAAAACTGCCCCTATGCCATTCGTGCAAGACTCGGCCTATTCCATGCCCGACAACCGTTTAAGTTGCGTGCCGTCGTTCTAAAAAACATCCCTACTGAAATGCTCGCTGCATCTGCAAAGGCGACTGTGCCTGTTTTGGTATTAGGTGACGCGGATAATGGACGGCTTGATGGCGTGAAGGTGATAGATGAGAGTCTGGATATTATGTTCTGGGCGCTTAAAAACAACGACCCGCAGAACTTACTGTATTCTAATAGCCCTAAAGCGGTGGAAGATATTCAGGGGGTAATAGCGCGTAATGATCATGAGTTTATTGCTAATCTAGAAAACTACAAATACTCTAAAAGGTATCATGATTTTGCTCAGCTTTATTATCGTGACCAGTGCGAGCAGTTTGTGGCTGATTTAGAACAAAGATTAAGCAAGCACGACTTTTTTGTAGGTGATCGGCCAAGCGTCGCTGATTATGCGATCTTACCGTTTATTCGCCAGTTTGCCCGTGTTGACCGTAAGTGGTACTTGCAAGCACCTTATCCAAATCTGAGACGCTGGCTTGATTGGCAATTGCAGCAGCCAATGTTTACCAAGGTTATGGCCAAATATCCACCTTGGCTGAACCAAGGTGAAGAATTTTTGCTGGGTACTTAG
- a CDS encoding MaoC/PaaZ C-terminal domain-containing protein, which yields MMSQTMNQTTTMHLSESPNIFALLSRAALPKKPSDTIAIPELSVDLKGIKTDPTLLKEYSRVCGFKLKPRLPSTLPHIMAFPLHMKLLTNNKFPLPLLGLVHYKNSITQHRPLNINEVFDMQCQLTNSHKTDMGIKFDIVSTVTVGKKVVWEETSTFLHRSKKKTVNSQKTRKTLPHYDNTESWKLAASLGRQYAKVSNDFNLIHLFAWSAKAFGFNRAIVHGMWSKTRCIAALTETLGDKAFKVDVNFKLPIFLPSSVLFNWQKANDTINFQLLDKNRTKPHLSGKITLL from the coding sequence ATGATGAGCCAAACTATGAATCAGACCACCACAATGCATTTATCAGAAAGCCCCAATATATTCGCATTACTATCGCGAGCAGCTTTGCCCAAAAAGCCATCGGACACAATAGCGATCCCTGAGCTTTCAGTTGACCTAAAAGGGATAAAGACAGACCCCACCCTACTAAAAGAGTATAGCCGTGTTTGTGGGTTTAAATTAAAACCTCGCCTACCATCAACACTGCCTCATATCATGGCATTCCCGCTGCATATGAAGCTACTAACGAACAATAAGTTCCCACTCCCTTTACTTGGCCTTGTTCATTACAAAAATAGTATTACCCAACATCGGCCGCTCAACATCAATGAAGTCTTTGATATGCAATGCCAACTTACCAATAGCCATAAGACGGATATGGGTATCAAGTTTGATATTGTCAGCACTGTAACAGTAGGCAAGAAAGTCGTCTGGGAAGAAACATCAACATTCCTACACCGTTCTAAGAAAAAGACTGTAAATAGCCAGAAAACGCGTAAAACACTCCCTCACTACGACAATACCGAGTCATGGAAACTTGCCGCATCGCTCGGTCGCCAGTACGCGAAAGTTTCAAATGACTTTAACCTAATCCACCTTTTCGCTTGGTCTGCCAAAGCATTTGGATTTAATAGAGCAATAGTGCATGGCATGTGGTCTAAAACACGCTGTATTGCAGCGCTTACCGAAACGCTTGGCGATAAGGCATTTAAGGTTGATGTGAACTTTAAATTACCCATTTTTCTGCCTAGTTCAGTGTTATTTAACTGGCAGAAAGCCAATGACACTATTAACTTTCAACTGCTAGATAAAAACCGAACCAAACCGCATCTTAGCGGGAAAATAACCCTATTATAA
- the prpB gene encoding methylisocitrate lyase gives MSAGKKFRQALADHKPLQIVGTINAYSAMMAKQIGHQAIYLSGGGVANASYGLPDLGMTSLNDVIVDVQRITAACDLPLLVDIDTGWGGAFNIAKTIRDMEKAGAAAVHIEDQVAQKRCGHRPNKEIVSVEEMVDRIKAAVDARRDPDFFIMARTDSFAQEGLEAAIARAKAYVAAGADGIFAEAVKTEEHYRAFAEALDVPILANITEFGQTELWNKEQLGEWGAAMVLYPLSAFRAMNKAAENVYRSILETGDQKAVVDTMQTRMDLYDYLGYHDYEQKLDKLFSEGKNK, from the coding sequence ATGAGTGCAGGTAAAAAGTTCCGTCAGGCATTGGCTGACCATAAACCATTGCAAATCGTGGGTACTATTAATGCGTACTCTGCCATGATGGCTAAACAAATCGGTCATCAGGCGATTTACTTGTCGGGTGGCGGTGTAGCTAATGCTTCTTATGGTCTGCCAGATTTGGGTATGACGTCTTTGAACGATGTGATTGTTGATGTTCAGCGAATCACAGCAGCCTGTGATTTGCCGTTGTTGGTTGATATCGATACGGGTTGGGGCGGGGCATTCAACATAGCCAAAACTATTCGCGATATGGAGAAAGCAGGCGCGGCGGCGGTTCATATTGAAGATCAGGTCGCTCAAAAGCGATGTGGTCATCGTCCTAATAAAGAGATTGTCAGTGTTGAAGAAATGGTCGACCGTATTAAAGCAGCCGTTGATGCGCGTAGGGACCCTGACTTTTTCATCATGGCACGTACTGATTCATTCGCCCAAGAGGGACTAGAGGCGGCTATCGCTCGGGCAAAAGCGTATGTGGCGGCGGGTGCAGATGGTATTTTTGCAGAGGCAGTGAAAACAGAAGAGCATTATCGTGCGTTTGCTGAGGCATTAGATGTGCCTATTTTGGCGAACATTACCGAGTTTGGCCAGACAGAGCTATGGAACAAAGAGCAGTTAGGCGAGTGGGGTGCCGCGATGGTGCTTTACCCATTGAGTGCATTTAGAGCCATGAACAAAGCGGCAGAAAACGTATATCGATCTATCCTTGAAACAGGTGATCAAAAAGCCGTTGTCGACACCATGCAAACTCGCATGGACCTATATGATTACTTGGGTTATCACGATTACGAACAAAAGCTCGATAAGCTATTCAGTGAAGGCAAAAATAAGTAA
- a CDS encoding nucleoside recognition domain-containing protein: protein MLNKQAVFQIVRELVIEIYEVSTTLFKIMIPALIIIKLLEEVGGITLLGQILEPVMGWVGLPESMGIVWATTILTNIYTGMLIFFTQPIDNSLTVAQITVLSGMMLMAHGLPVEARIAQKTGIRLGVTLILRIGGALVYGFLLNIIYSAGDWLQHPHQLIWQPENITATTVASKSLGVWAFEQAQGLLAVFIVICLLLTTLKLLRIIGFERLINWLLSPLLQLLKIGKEATTITMVGITLGLAFGGGLLIKEVNAGHIAKQDVFTSMGLLALCHSIIEDTLLVMLLGAHISGALWLRVAFALIAISLLSRWFLSRSSAFKERYLYTATKKAISASADR from the coding sequence ATGCTGAATAAACAAGCCGTATTTCAGATTGTACGCGAGCTAGTGATTGAGATCTACGAGGTTTCAACCACGCTATTTAAGATCATGATCCCTGCTCTTATCATCATAAAATTATTAGAAGAAGTGGGCGGTATTACGCTCTTAGGGCAAATACTAGAGCCTGTAATGGGATGGGTAGGCCTGCCTGAATCCATGGGTATTGTATGGGCAACCACCATACTCACTAATATCTACACGGGTATGCTCATTTTTTTCACTCAACCCATTGATAACAGTTTAACCGTTGCCCAAATAACAGTACTGAGCGGTATGATGCTGATGGCTCACGGCTTACCCGTTGAAGCCCGCATTGCACAAAAAACAGGCATTCGACTAGGCGTAACATTAATCCTTAGAATAGGTGGAGCCTTAGTCTACGGTTTCTTACTCAATATTATTTACAGTGCGGGTGATTGGCTTCAGCACCCCCACCAGCTTATCTGGCAACCGGAGAACATCACTGCGACGACAGTTGCATCAAAATCACTCGGTGTCTGGGCGTTTGAACAAGCACAAGGGCTATTAGCCGTCTTTATTGTTATTTGCTTACTCTTAACCACATTAAAACTGCTACGAATTATTGGCTTTGAACGCTTAATCAATTGGCTGCTATCGCCGCTCTTACAATTATTAAAGATAGGCAAAGAAGCCACCACTATCACCATGGTCGGTATAACGTTAGGGCTTGCGTTTGGAGGGGGCTTATTGATCAAAGAAGTCAATGCAGGCCATATCGCTAAGCAGGATGTATTTACATCTATGGGCTTATTGGCCCTCTGCCATAGCATCATTGAAGACACGCTACTGGTAATGCTACTGGGCGCTCATATTTCAGGTGCGCTTTGGCTTCGGGTCGCGTTTGCGCTTATTGCTATATCACTACTGTCTCGCTGGTTTCTTAGTCGCTCTTCTGCGTTCAAAGAGCGTTATTTATATACCGCAACAAAAAAAGCTATTTCAGCGAGCGCAGATAGGTAA
- a CDS encoding sensor histidine kinase: protein MVFSEPRSQVLLVDDNPQNLKVLFDTLEGSDYRLLLANNGKKALAIAEKLKPDLILLDIMMPEMDGYEVCDTLKSNPSLRDIPVIFLSALDDVESKVKGFEKGGIDYIAKPFQPKEVVSRVATQIKLRRLEQQLKEKNRELSADNIEMQLKLEAQREHLAHFSRLSTMGEMAAGFAHEVNQPLTAITNYARVALRLLGEDLDDNTVVNKKMLATTLNKLEAQSHRASDVIQRIRGFVKKPQSGKTIVDVRSLLSDVVQFAEVDVKNNKGQVVLKLPDELPTVEADAIQVQQVALNLIRNALEATSACPQETDGAGDPLHVSVSAYADKQMIWVEVKDQGCGFTEDAEQKLFHPFFTTKGDGMGIGLSLCQSLIQAQGGKIGFRRNPDKGITFYFSLPICAR, encoded by the coding sequence ATGGTGTTTTCTGAACCCCGCTCACAGGTTTTATTGGTTGATGATAATCCTCAGAACCTAAAGGTATTGTTCGATACGCTTGAGGGTAGCGACTACCGTTTATTGTTAGCGAACAACGGTAAGAAAGCACTGGCGATTGCTGAAAAGTTAAAGCCAGATTTAATATTACTCGATATTATGATGCCAGAAATGGATGGTTATGAGGTCTGTGATACGCTGAAATCTAACCCATCTCTGAGAGATATTCCTGTTATTTTTCTGTCGGCATTAGATGATGTAGAGTCTAAAGTTAAGGGCTTTGAAAAAGGTGGTATTGATTATATTGCCAAGCCCTTTCAACCTAAAGAAGTGGTGTCGAGGGTTGCGACACAAATAAAGTTGCGTAGGTTAGAGCAGCAACTTAAAGAAAAAAATCGAGAGCTAAGTGCTGATAATATCGAAATGCAGTTGAAGCTTGAGGCGCAGCGCGAGCATTTAGCTCATTTCTCTCGGCTAAGCACGATGGGTGAAATGGCGGCGGGGTTTGCACACGAAGTTAATCAGCCACTTACCGCTATTACCAATTACGCTAGAGTGGCCCTTCGTCTGTTGGGCGAAGACCTTGATGACAATACGGTGGTTAATAAGAAGATGCTGGCCACGACATTGAACAAACTTGAAGCTCAATCACATCGGGCAAGTGACGTCATCCAACGTATTAGAGGGTTCGTAAAAAAACCACAATCAGGTAAAACAATAGTAGATGTTAGGTCTCTGTTATCAGATGTTGTGCAGTTTGCTGAAGTGGATGTAAAGAACAATAAGGGGCAGGTGGTATTGAAGCTGCCTGATGAACTGCCCACAGTAGAAGCTGATGCCATACAGGTTCAGCAAGTGGCGTTAAATCTAATTCGAAATGCACTTGAAGCGACATCTGCTTGCCCTCAAGAGACTGACGGTGCTGGAGACCCTTTGCATGTGTCGGTTAGCGCTTATGCTGATAAACAAATGATATGGGTTGAAGTGAAGGACCAAGGTTGCGGCTTTACCGAAGATGCAGAGCAAAAGCTATTTCACCCTTTTTTCACCACAAAAGGTGATGGAATGGGGATTGGGCTAAGTCTCTGTCAATCTCTCATTCAGGCACAGGGTGGAAAAATAGGGTTTAGGCGAAACCCAGACAAAGGCATAACTTTCTATTTCTCATTACCTATCTGCGCTCGCTGA